In Calypte anna isolate BGI_N300 chromosome Z, bCalAnn1_v1.p, whole genome shotgun sequence, the following are encoded in one genomic region:
- the ARHGEF39 gene encoding rho guanine nucleotide exchange factor 39 yields the protein MSDLFLPFMPGANTVEEQRARWERKRSRTARELLETEHKYLEQLDLVVTFFVTILKAKGTLKPAVLDTIFGPLESIYAASQILSLHLERGNLGLALENFCQNLELYGHYAENMQQANKTLEEQLRKNKSFRRFKKLQETRPQFQGRKLEDLLPLPLQRLHQYKHFFRDLLENTIPDNAEYQKLAKTVKCVSGVSEWVQDIVRRRENTLQLRRVQKLLKGQKTQILVPGRWYIREGWLSVVPSKGEELKHRMFFLFSDIFISTKPCHPLHPLNSKKLACQAVYPLHQCVVDKVFGHTQSQGGLLSLSFPHKRLLLMSSDQQDINDWYRSLTAAVRKLKD from the exons ATGAGTGACTTGTTCCTGCCATTTATGCCTGGAGCAAACACTGTGGAAGAGCAGAGAGCTCGCTGGGAGAGAAAGCGCAGCCGGACAGCCAGGGAGCTACTGGAAACCGAACACAAATACCTTGAGCAGCTGGATTTGGTGGTCACA TTCTTCGTGacaattttaaaagccaaaggAACACTGAAACCTGCTGTGTTGGACACCATATTTGGACCTCTGGAATCCATATATGCAGCCAGCCA GATTTTGTCTCTTCACCTGGAGAGAGGGAATTTGGGACTAGCACTGGAAAATTTCTGTCAGAATCTGGAGCTCTATGGCCACTATGCTGAGAATATGCAGCAGGCAAATAAAACCTTGGAG GAGcaactgaggaaaaataaatcattccGAAGATTTAAGAAGCTCCAGGAGACTCGACCTCAGTTTCAAGGGAGGAAGCTAGAGGATCTGCTTCCTTTGCCCCTGCAGAGACTGCACCA GTACAAGCATTTCTTCAGAGATTTGCTGGAGAATACAATCCCAGACAATGCTGAGTACCAGAAACTTGCAA AGACTGTGAAATGTGTTTCTGGGGTATCTGAGTGGGTCCAAGACATTGTTCGTAGGAGAGAGAACACATTGCAGCTACGTCGGGTTCAGAAACTGCTGAAAGGACAGAAGACCCAGATTTTGGTGCCAG GGCGCTGGTATATCCGGGAAGGTTGGCTTTCAGTGGTGCCTTCAAAGGGAGaagaactgaaacacaggatgttcttccttttttctgatATCTTTATTTCAACCAAGCCCTGCCACCCACTGCACCCACTAAACTCGAAGAAATTGGCATGCCAGGCTGTCTACCCTCTTCACCAGTGTGTTGTGGATAAAGTGTTCGGCCACACACAGAGCCAGGGAGGGCTCCTCAGT ctttcctttccACACAAGAGGCTCTTGTTGATGTCCAGCGACCAGCAAGATATTAACGACTGGTACAGGAGTCTCACAGCTGCAGTCAG GAAGCTGAAAGACTGA